A portion of the Sphaerochaeta pleomorpha str. Grapes genome contains these proteins:
- the hydA gene encoding dihydropyrimidinase, with the protein MNTILIQNGLLVDTEWVRHADILVEGSKIAHIAAKISEDEVPEGTEIVHADGLCILPGLIDAHTHYHLVSRGTVTADSFAEGSRCAAHGGVTTVVDFADDDKKGHLSLCSENRIKEMGEGMAIDFSLHQGIYGYRDTISQELKELKEKGVRVVKMFTTYRNVGYLVEKREELKAIFAECKKLDIMVCVHCEDDSLIEKINKEYKGPYTPMAHADLRPSEAEARGIRTVGEIAGELDMSLYVVHLSSAAGLETVRDLRAKGVHIIVETTPHYLFLDRSKLEGDDGPLYVMTPPLRTATDNKALQEAVLNGEIQVVATDHCSFTREQKLASNDCRTIFPGIPGTEEMLPLLYTFAVNSGRIGVQQIVNLMSTGPAKAFGLYPQKGSIRVGSDADLVLFDTDAAWTLTSETTHSGSGYTPYEGFEVIGKAKMTYLRGHLIMGDDIYLGIEGHGQFVKQGVPGKGKTIMH; encoded by the coding sequence ATGAATACAATATTGATACAAAATGGCTTGCTTGTTGATACAGAGTGGGTCCGCCATGCAGATATTTTGGTGGAAGGATCAAAGATTGCACATATTGCAGCAAAAATCAGTGAGGATGAGGTTCCTGAGGGAACAGAGATCGTACATGCCGATGGTCTTTGTATTCTTCCGGGTCTTATTGATGCCCATACCCATTACCACCTTGTCAGCAGGGGGACTGTCACTGCCGACTCCTTTGCAGAGGGGAGTAGATGTGCAGCCCATGGCGGGGTGACTACCGTTGTCGATTTTGCAGATGATGACAAGAAAGGACATCTGTCTCTTTGCAGCGAAAACCGTATCAAAGAAATGGGCGAGGGGATGGCCATCGATTTTTCCCTGCATCAGGGCATCTACGGCTATCGTGATACCATCTCCCAAGAGTTGAAAGAACTCAAGGAAAAGGGAGTCAGGGTTGTGAAAATGTTCACCACCTACCGCAATGTCGGGTATCTGGTGGAGAAAAGGGAAGAACTGAAGGCTATTTTTGCAGAGTGCAAGAAACTCGATATAATGGTCTGTGTCCATTGTGAGGATGATTCCCTGATTGAAAAAATCAACAAGGAATACAAAGGTCCTTATACGCCAATGGCCCATGCAGACCTTCGTCCGAGTGAAGCGGAGGCCAGGGGGATCAGGACTGTCGGGGAAATCGCCGGTGAATTGGATATGAGCCTGTACGTAGTGCATCTTTCCAGTGCTGCCGGGTTGGAAACCGTCAGGGACCTACGGGCAAAGGGTGTGCATATCATCGTGGAGACTACCCCCCATTACCTGTTCCTTGACCGGTCGAAGCTTGAAGGCGATGACGGCCCCCTGTATGTGATGACTCCTCCCTTGCGAACGGCTACTGACAACAAGGCTTTGCAGGAAGCTGTGCTCAATGGGGAAATCCAGGTAGTGGCCACCGATCACTGTTCGTTTACAAGGGAGCAGAAACTTGCAAGTAACGATTGCAGGACTATATTCCCGGGAATCCCTGGAACCGAGGAGATGCTTCCTTTGCTGTATACTTTTGCAGTCAATAGCGGAAGAATTGGGGTACAGCAGATAGTAAATCTCATGAGTACCGGCCCCGCAAAGGCTTTTGGGCTGTATCCCCAGAAGGGTTCGATACGGGTTGGCAGTGATGCAGACCTGGTGCTTTTCGATACCGATGCTGCCTGGACCCTCACTAGTGAGACAACCCACTCCGGTAGTGGCTACACACCGTATGAAGGGTTTGAGGTAATCGGGAAGGCAAAGATGACCTATTTGAGGGGGCATCTGATAATGGGGGATGATATTTATCTTGGGATCGAAGGGCATGGCCAATTTGTCAAGCAAGGTGTTCCCGGAAAGGGAAAGACAATCATGCATTGA
- the cdd gene encoding cytidine deaminase has translation MITGILFDMDGVLIDSEPIILQAAIAYFDSIGIVVKPEDFTPFIGAGERQFLCGVAEKYHETIDFEKARKALFSLYGELAAEAGPLEGVSRFLRNGHNAGLKMAVASSASREKVLMNLVSIGCKETDFDLVVSGDMISRNKPEPDIYQLAALSMGLATQDCLVMEDALNGIVSAKRAKCTVCGLTTTFTVNQLFEAGADLVVSSLDSFEDFSSIEEFNGLLQSMTSPQDDGIVYGAVKIIPAASLQDKDQLLSLAMREAYAKRKKAYTPYSGYKVGASVISAATNRVYSGCNVENSSYGATICAERNAILQAISSEGKVGVSLLVVVSEDTPPAPPCAQCLQVLAEFSRPETEIHLVDTAFIEKNGNGTHVIYSFSDLLPHPFIFPSMRQ, from the coding sequence ATGATTACCGGAATTTTGTTCGATATGGATGGTGTCTTGATTGATTCCGAACCCATTATCCTACAGGCGGCGATTGCCTATTTCGATTCAATTGGTATCGTAGTCAAACCAGAGGATTTTACTCCTTTTATTGGTGCCGGAGAAAGGCAATTTCTCTGTGGTGTTGCTGAGAAATATCATGAAACCATTGACTTTGAAAAAGCCCGTAAGGCACTTTTTTCCCTCTACGGTGAGCTTGCAGCAGAGGCTGGACCCCTTGAAGGCGTTTCCAGATTTCTTCGCAACGGGCATAACGCCGGTTTGAAGATGGCAGTAGCCTCGAGTGCATCCAGGGAAAAGGTACTGATGAATCTTGTAAGCATTGGGTGCAAGGAAACCGATTTTGACCTGGTTGTAAGCGGCGATATGATCAGCAGAAATAAACCGGAACCGGATATATATCAGCTAGCCGCGCTCTCGATGGGACTTGCCACCCAAGATTGCCTGGTAATGGAAGATGCCTTAAATGGTATTGTCTCTGCAAAAAGGGCTAAATGCACAGTGTGTGGCCTTACCACAACGTTTACGGTGAACCAGTTGTTTGAAGCTGGGGCTGACCTCGTTGTCTCTTCCCTGGATAGTTTTGAAGACTTTTCTTCGATTGAGGAATTCAATGGGTTGTTGCAGTCCATGACTTCTCCGCAGGATGATGGAATCGTATATGGGGCAGTCAAAATCATACCGGCTGCAAGCCTGCAGGACAAAGATCAGTTGCTTTCCCTTGCAATGCGCGAAGCGTATGCAAAACGTAAAAAGGCTTATACCCCCTATTCCGGTTACAAGGTTGGGGCTTCGGTTATAAGTGCCGCTACCAACAGGGTATACAGTGGATGCAATGTAGAGAACTCCAGTTATGGTGCAACTATCTGTGCTGAACGCAATGCAATTTTGCAGGCAATTTCAAGTGAAGGAAAGGTGGGTGTTTCCCTCTTGGTTGTAGTTAGTGAAGATACCCCCCCTGCTCCTCCCTGTGCCCAGTGCCTGCAAGTCCTTGCCGAATTTTCCCGCCCTGAAACGGAAATCCATCTTGTGGATACTGCTTTTATCGAGAAGAATGGGAACGGAACCCATGTTATCTATTCCTTTAGCGATTTACTTCCCCACCCCTTTATTTTCCCATCTATGAGGCAATGA
- the gcvPB gene encoding aminomethyl-transferring glycine dehydrogenase subunit GcvPB, with protein sequence MSEPLLIELSKKGRKAYCFPALDLPRGFESALPSLPSSLLRQTKARLPEVSELDVVRHFTRLSTLSFGVDNGCYPLGSCTMKYNPKISEKLAMLEDFTTIHPLQDSSTVQGCLSVMYNLLEDLSSITGMSWGTLQPCAGAHGEYTGLKMVRAYFLKKGEARRNKVLVPVSAHGTNPASAALNGFTIVTVASDDEGLVDIDDLKSKLDDSVAAFMLTNPNTLGLFEKNILLISSLVHEAGGLLYYDGANLNAIMGNATPSDMGFDLLHLNLHKTFATPHGGGGPGSGPVMVKSFLRPFLPGPDIELTDSGYTYNWLASDSIGKVSMFWGNFLVLVKAYIYILRMGSEGLRAASSHAVLNANYMLHRLKGTFEIPYGDTCMHEFVISCQNFKQEYGVSAEDIAKGLIDSGYHPPTMYFPSLVHEALMIEPTESESKETLDEFTDTLIGIAERAKKDPQWIHGCPWTTPVGRLDTAKAVKEPDLHY encoded by the coding sequence TTGAGTGAACCATTGTTGATTGAACTATCAAAAAAGGGACGTAAGGCATACTGTTTTCCAGCCTTGGACCTTCCCAGGGGCTTCGAGAGTGCGCTTCCCTCCTTACCTTCTTCCTTGCTCAGGCAAACGAAGGCCCGATTGCCCGAGGTTTCGGAACTCGATGTCGTGAGACATTTCACCAGGCTTTCCACCCTGTCTTTCGGGGTTGATAACGGGTGTTATCCACTCGGCTCCTGCACAATGAAATACAATCCGAAAATCAGCGAAAAACTAGCTATGCTGGAAGATTTTACGACTATTCATCCATTGCAGGATAGTTCAACTGTCCAGGGTTGCCTTTCTGTCATGTACAACCTTCTCGAAGATCTTTCCTCAATTACGGGGATGAGCTGGGGAACCCTCCAGCCCTGTGCGGGTGCCCATGGCGAATATACGGGCCTGAAAATGGTGCGGGCTTATTTTTTGAAAAAGGGAGAGGCCAGACGAAATAAGGTCTTAGTCCCTGTAAGTGCGCATGGGACCAACCCCGCCAGTGCTGCACTCAATGGATTTACCATTGTCACCGTCGCCTCTGACGATGAGGGCCTGGTTGATATTGATGACCTGAAATCGAAGCTTGACGATTCTGTAGCGGCTTTCATGTTAACCAATCCCAATACGCTCGGCCTGTTCGAAAAGAACATTCTCCTTATATCCTCTCTAGTGCATGAGGCCGGTGGGTTGCTGTACTATGATGGCGCCAACCTCAATGCCATCATGGGCAATGCCACTCCTTCGGATATGGGATTCGATTTGCTTCATTTGAATCTCCATAAAACCTTTGCAACCCCACATGGAGGTGGTGGCCCCGGTAGCGGACCTGTCATGGTCAAATCCTTTCTCCGACCGTTTTTGCCAGGTCCCGACATCGAGCTGACCGATAGCGGGTATACCTATAATTGGCTAGCTTCTGACTCTATCGGGAAGGTCAGCATGTTCTGGGGAAATTTCCTGGTTCTGGTCAAAGCCTATATCTACATCTTGAGAATGGGGTCGGAAGGCCTGCGTGCTGCTTCCTCCCATGCGGTTCTGAATGCGAATTATATGTTACACCGGCTGAAAGGGACCTTTGAAATCCCCTATGGTGATACCTGTATGCATGAGTTTGTCATCAGTTGCCAGAATTTCAAGCAAGAGTATGGCGTAAGTGCGGAGGATATCGCAAAAGGCCTGATCGACAGCGGTTATCACCCCCCTACGATGTATTTCCCCTCACTGGTCCATGAAGCCTTGATGATAGAGCCTACCGAGAGCGAGAGTAAAGAAACCCTGGATGAGTTCACCGATACACTGATCGGGATAGCCGAAAGAGCAAAGAAGGATCCCCAGTGGATTCACGGTTGCCCGTGGACAACCCCTGTCGGTCGACTTGATACTGCAAAGGCAGTGAAGGAACCTGATTTGCATTATTGA
- a CDS encoding RpiB/LacA/LacB family sugar-phosphate isomerase produces MAKIVIANDHGAVELAQSFVDYLNKQGYEVNHLGVTSNDSVDYPDMAELACKEYKKGGYEFGIVCCGTGIGISISANKIEGIRCALPQNSYAASMAKKHNNANFIAFGGRIEYPQEPIEILEAFIDADFEGDRHQRRIDKMMALEGTC; encoded by the coding sequence ATGGCAAAAATAGTGATAGCCAACGACCACGGTGCAGTGGAATTGGCTCAGTCTTTTGTAGACTACCTGAACAAACAGGGGTATGAAGTAAATCATCTCGGAGTTACGAGCAACGACTCCGTAGATTATCCAGATATGGCCGAATTGGCCTGCAAGGAATACAAGAAAGGCGGATATGAATTCGGAATCGTCTGTTGCGGTACAGGAATCGGAATTTCGATCAGTGCAAACAAAATCGAGGGAATCAGATGTGCCCTTCCCCAGAATTCCTATGCAGCCTCAATGGCAAAAAAACACAACAATGCGAATTTCATTGCCTTCGGTGGAAGAATCGAATATCCGCAGGAGCCTATCGAAATACTGGAGGCCTTTATCGATGCTGATTTTGAAGGTGACAGACACCAAAGACGCATAGACAAGATGATGGCGCTCGAAGGGACCTGCTAG
- a CDS encoding phospholipase D-like domain-containing protein, which produces MKRSFLRVLTCFVLSFFLLGCSTTKNMVSGPSVDPALNFEQKMAAYDVPKVSVTIPVVYNDGQQWRDRVIELVNNAQDYVILASFLASSSEELEELYATITRKAEEGVRIYFIVDGTGTFDMTETRYHLIPLNFLVDSGVHLLEFSPMSAPRLVSGLNLAYRDHRKYVIIDGKTLAIGGMNLNYISVGADNANLQRDSMYEFASPSLCKVMLDAFVPWWNEQTWDTIKREDFSVDESFGADEQQYDAWFAQQYPKTGKLSGFYGSLLSEAKHSVKTLPFLPYMDNNMLKALSQTVDRGVHVSMIIPFDRREANRRGIEYMITYLLDTNIDLRHELSSEVSQQFLHEKLMIVDSRYVVIGSSNLNYRTMNLAYDISLVIDSPEFASQIEKHYQILYDQTLPITKEEAKQWHSLLHFPQFVFGFFGG; this is translated from the coding sequence ATGAAACGTTCTTTTTTACGAGTATTGACCTGTTTTGTTCTCAGTTTTTTCTTGCTTGGTTGTTCAACTACAAAAAATATGGTCTCTGGTCCTTCGGTGGACCCTGCATTGAATTTTGAGCAAAAGATGGCAGCCTATGATGTGCCAAAAGTCTCTGTTACCATTCCTGTTGTCTATAATGATGGACAACAGTGGAGGGACCGGGTAATTGAATTGGTAAATAATGCTCAGGATTATGTAATTTTGGCATCCTTTCTTGCTTCAAGCTCCGAGGAACTTGAAGAACTCTATGCTACTATCACTCGTAAGGCAGAGGAAGGGGTTCGCATCTATTTCATCGTAGATGGTACCGGAACCTTCGATATGACAGAGACGCGTTATCATCTGATACCCCTCAATTTTCTTGTTGACAGCGGAGTACACCTGCTGGAATTCAGCCCGATGTCAGCTCCCCGGTTAGTCAGCGGCTTGAATCTTGCCTACAGGGACCACCGCAAATACGTTATCATCGATGGGAAAACCCTTGCAATAGGGGGCATGAACCTTAACTATATTTCTGTGGGTGCAGATAATGCCAATTTGCAGCGTGATAGTATGTACGAGTTTGCTTCCCCTTCGCTTTGCAAGGTTATGCTTGACGCTTTTGTTCCCTGGTGGAACGAACAGACCTGGGATACCATAAAGCGGGAAGATTTTTCGGTTGACGAATCTTTTGGGGCCGATGAACAACAGTATGATGCTTGGTTTGCCCAACAGTACCCGAAAACTGGCAAACTCAGCGGATTCTATGGTTCTTTGCTTAGCGAGGCAAAGCACTCTGTGAAGACCCTTCCGTTCCTCCCTTACATGGATAACAATATGCTTAAAGCTTTGAGCCAGACCGTAGACCGGGGTGTCCATGTTTCCATGATCATTCCCTTTGACCGCCGTGAGGCTAATCGAAGGGGTATCGAATATATGATTACCTATCTTTTGGATACCAATATCGATCTTCGCCATGAGCTTTCAAGCGAGGTCTCCCAGCAGTTCCTCCATGAAAAACTCATGATTGTCGATAGCCGGTATGTGGTAATCGGTTCCTCGAACTTGAATTACCGGACCATGAACCTCGCATATGATATTTCTTTGGTAATCGATAGTCCCGAATTTGCGAGTCAAATAGAAAAACACTACCAGATACTGTATGATCAGACGCTCCCTATTACCAAAGAAGAAGCCAAACAGTGGCATAGCTTGCTTCATTTCCCACAGTTTGTCTTTGGATTCTTTGGAGGTTGA